From the genome of Nicotiana tabacum cultivar K326 chromosome 2, ASM71507v2, whole genome shotgun sequence:
gagagagagagagagagagagagagagagagagagagagagagagagagagagagagagagagagaaattgcACTTTagtgcacttaaggccaaataggtgtGAAGTATAAcaaatggtttcatgcactttaaggccaaaaagtctaaagtgaaaaaattgcactttagatgcacttaaggccaaataggtctgaagtgcaactaatggtttcatgcacttaaggccaataagtctgaagtgaaaaaattgcacttcagatgcacttaaggccaaataggtctgaagtgcaaccaacgttttcatgcacttaaggcaaAATAGGCCTGAAGCGCAAATTGCCCAAAAACAGAAATTTGTTATTCGAATTTTAGCAATCCAATATACGATTTAACATCTAAATCTATTCCAAATgagttcaaatttgaaaaataatctccaaatatcaacaaaccccaatcatcaatttgtcaaaataataataaatctaaCAAGtccattttgcaattaagaaaaagaagaagaagaaaccctaaacaatagtaaaaaataaagtgCCACATCAACTCACTACTGTAAAACATAATAAACTATCTTAAAATATGTTGacaaacaccatataaaatcattgtaagaagaagaagaagaaagagttggGTAccagttaaaaaaaattaaaaagtgggtatagattaaatgagggcgaccaaatagggcgtccCATACAAATTTTACGTatcggggcatttgcatctatacccggtTTTGGGGTCACAATTGAAGTTATACCCACTTTGCAAAAAAATTTGCAAGCCTACccactttacgatcaacttcagacttatcgggTCTGAAGTTAAAAAGAATTAGTCTGAAGTGCAgtgcacttaaggccaattaaGTCTAAAGTACAAAAATTGTACTTAAGATACACTTAAGGCCagataggtctgaagtgcagtaaatattttcatgcacttaaggtcaGAGAggtttgaagtgaaaaattatacttcagatgcacttaaggccaaataggtgtgaagtgcaaccaatggtttcatgcacttaaggctaaacagtgtgaagtaaaaaaattgcacttcattgcacttaaggccaaataggtctaaagtgcaacaaatagtttcatgcacttaaggccaaaaagtctaaagtgaaaaaattacactttagatgcacttaaagccaaataggtctgaagtgcaaccaatagtttcatgcacttaagtccaataagtctgaagtaaaaaaattacacttcagatgtacttaaggccaaataggtctgaagtgcaaccaacgttTTCATGTGCTTAAGTCCAAATAGGCCTAAAGTACAAATTGCCCAGAAAcagaaatttgttcttcgaatgTTAACAATCCAATATAAGATTTAACATCTAAATATACTCCAAATGagttcaaatttgaaacataacctccaaatatcaacaaacctcaatcatcaatttgtccaaaacaacaataaatctaacgaACCTATTTttcaattaagaaaaagaagaagaagaagaaaatgaagaaacccTAAACAATAGTAAAAACTAAAGCGCCACAACAATTCACCACTATAAAACatcataaactaccttaaaatatgttcacaaataccatataaaatcactGTAAAAACACCATAGAAGAAGAAAGAGTTGGATACtagtttaaaaaaatttaaaaaataggtACAGGTTAAATGGggacgaccaaatagggcgccccgtgcaaatTTTACGTATTTCAAACTTAAGGTGTTGCAGCCTGGGCTAAGGAATTGAGCTCGCATAATTGGATTTAACTTGATCTGAAATGAGTTCAAACCAAAACCAATTTAAGACTTATTATAAGGACCAACCTCAGGCCCAGGACTAGGCCCAGGTTCTGACAAAAACCCACCTTCACGTGCAAAAGAAAGTACAAAAAAATTTGAATGGCATGTTTCCCAACAAGACTGGTCTCGGTGGAATATCCCAATTGTTACAGTGTTAGCGAAATGTTCCGATTATTTACTTAAACACCATAGTTCTTCAAGATTTAAAACTTGAAATTCTTGTTTGGTGGTGAGTTTAGTTCAAACACTGATTTAGTGATTTACTGTAAAAAGCTCAAAACTCCATTATTGAAACTTAAAAAGCATAAGAAGACAAAGTGGTTCTTTTTGATTTGGTGTTATTtgactaagagcccgtttggttGGCTTATTCTAAGTAGTTTTAagccaaaataacttttaagCCATTTGTAGTGTTTGAATAAagtaaaaagtacttttaagcacTTGTTTTTATGGATGAGCTCTAATTAGAAATTTGGGATTGTTTGTGTTGGTATTTGGTGTGAGTTGAGCTTCAGTTGAGCTAGGTCATGAACTCCATTAATGGAGCAATGTGGCAGTAGCGTGCGAGGAagaaggaagagagagagagagatgaagaagaaaagcTTTTCTGTATATTCAATTGTATATAAATAACACATACAACCTCTATATTTATAGACACAACTAACCTCTACTTAATTAAGCTAAGGACACTAACTATTGGTAACTAATTCTAACAACATCAACTAACTCTGCCAGCTAGCCTAACTAACTTGACAGCTAGCTCATTTCTTAGCACTACACAGTCGACTTATTAATTCGCACACCCCCCTTCAAGATGGAGGGTGTAAGATGTTGAGCACTCCTAGCTTGCCCAGTAGATACTCATGTTGTATTCTTCTCAGTCCCTTAGTCAACAGGTTTGTCTGCCGATCCTCAGTTCCAATGTGATGTGTCTTGATCCTTCCTTCCTTGATCTTATCCCTAATAAAGTGACAATCTATTTCAATATGTTTGGTCATTTCATGAAATATGGGATTTGCTGCAATTTGTAAAGCAACTTTGCTATCACACATTATATCCACTGGTTGCTTGATAGATGCATTGAGCTCTGTAAACAATCCCATCAACCATACAATTTCTGCAGTAGTTGTTGCTAAGCTTCTGTATTCTCTTTCTGCTGAGCTTCTTGAAACTGTCTGTTGCTTCTTTGACTTCCAAGACACCAATGAATCTCCAAATTTTACCACAAACCTAGTCACTGATCTTCTAGTGTTAGGACATGATGCCCAGTTTGCATTACAGTGACAAACCAGACTGTCTACATGCTTGCTACTCATCAGAATCCCCATTCCTGGATTTTGTTTGATGTATTTCCCTACCCTTACTGCTGCTTCCCAATGGGACTGCTTAGGTGATTACATGAATTGGCTCAATGTTTGCACAACAAATATGATATCTGGCCTAGTGATTGTTAGGTATATCAACCTGCCAATCAACCTCTGATAGGCTGAAATGCATGTCAACATTTCATCTCCAGCTACTCCAACATGTTTATCAAACTCTACTGAGGTGAACTTTTGATTCATATCAAGTGGAGTAGCTGCTGGCTTTGTTGATCCTAGACCTACATCACACACCAGTTGAAGTGCATACTTTCTCTGGTTCAATAAAATCCCTTGGTTGGATCTCATGACTTCTATCCCTAGGAAATACCTCAATTCTCCAAGATCCTTCACTTTGAACTTCCTGTTTAAAACATTCTGTCTCCTGAAGTGATGAGTAAGTCATCAACATACACCAACACAACTACAAATTTTGTTCCCTTCTTATTTGTGAATAATGAGAAATCATAGAGACTCTGAACATAGCCTGCATCCAGAAGAGTTTCAGTGAGTTTGAGGTTCCATTGTCTTGAAGCCTGCTTCAAGCCATACAAGGATTTCACTAACTAGCAAACTTTTGTCTTCCCCTGTCTTCTGAAGCCCTGAGGCAGTTCCATATGCACTTCTTCATATAGGTCTCCTTGGATAAATGCATTATGAACATCCATTTGATACATGTTCCATCCCTATGAGGCTACCACTGCAATGACTGCTCTCACAGTTACCATTTTGGCAATTGGTGAGAAGGTCTCATGATAATCTAGACCTTCCTTTTGATTGTACCCCTTGGCCACCAATCTAGttttgaatctttcaacttctccATTTGCTTTGAACTTTATCTTGTACACCCATTTTGAGCCAATGGTGTTCTTTCCTTTAGGCAAGTCTATTATCTCCCAAGTTTTGTTATCTTCTAAGGCCTTAATCTCCAACTGCATTGCTTCCACCCATCTTTTGTCTTTAGATGCTTCTGCAAAACTCTGAGGTTCTGTCAGTGAAGAAATCTTTGCTACATATATTTGGCAAGATGTTGACAGCCTGCTATATGTTAAATGGTCTAATAGAGGATACAGTGTTGTTCCATTAGCCTTCTTTTGTGTGACATAATCCTTCAACCACAAAGGCTCTTAGACATTTCTGCTAGATCTTCTTGGTTCTTCACTTGTAAGGGCAGGTTCTATATCTGGTAATGTATCTACATCTTGTGGCAGGTACATTGCTTCATACTCTTCCTCACTTACAATGTCATGTAAGTCAGCTGTTGAGTCATATAAGTCTGGTGTCGTATTTGTTTCTCCTTGTGTATGCTCATTTGCTGCATGCCCATTCTGTACTTCCTCGGTAGGTCCATTATCCACGCTAGGAGTTGAATCCACTATTGGTGAGACTGCAGCTTCTTGTGGATGAGAAGTGGATGCAGGTTCAATGCCTTCAGGATCTTCTTGTAGGAAGTCATGATCAGCTGGAAATGGTTCATGATTAACCTGCACACTCCCCCTATCATGGACCATGGAATGTTTCCATAAGGAAGGCTGAACAAAAAAAAATAAGTGCTCCTTAAACACAACATCCCTGCAAACAAAAAACTGGTTAGTAGAAAGATCCAGCAGCTTGTAACCTTTCTGAGTTTCTGAGTACCCAAGATGGGCTGCTGGCTTGGCGCTTGCTGAGAATTTGTTTCCATGCACCAAAGTAGTAGCATAGCAGAGGCAACCAAATACTCTTAAATGGTTGAGTGAAGGTTGTGTATGATACAACAACTCATAAGGTGTTTTCCCATTCAAAATAATAGTAGGAAGCCAATTGATAAGGTACACAGCAGTAGTTATGCACTCTCCCCAATACCTAGTTGGCACATTAGCTTAAAATTTCAGTGCCCTTGTTGTGTCAAGGATGTATCTGTGTTTCCTTTCTACCACCCCATTTTGTGGGGATGTGTATGCACAGCTACTTTGGTGTACTATACCATAGTGATCAAACAAGTTATTGCATTGTTTATTGAAAAATTCTCCTCCATTGTCTGTTCTAATGGTCTTAACAATTGCATTAAACTATGTTCTAAGCATAGAAAGGAACTTCTGCAATGTTACTATAACATCAGTCTTTAACTGCAGCAAATGCGCCCAAGTATATCTTGAATGATCATCCACCGTGGTCAAGAAAAAATGCTTCCTATCATGTGTAAGGAACTTATAAGGACCCCAAACATCCATATGTAATAATAGCAAAGGACTGACACTTCTAGAACAACTTCTAGGAAAGACTAACCTACTTTGTTTAGCCAAAGGAAAAATTGAACAATCCGTATTTACGTTTAGGTCTACCGTTGCATGCTGAAAAGACTTGATATGCTTCATTGTGCTAACTGACGCATGTCCTAATCTCTACTGCCAAAGATGACCATCAAATTCTGGCTTTTGAGTAGTGGCTGCTGATATCTGCTGCAACACTTTTGCTATGTGTGCATCCTTCACCACATATAGACCTCCTTTTTCCTTACCAATCCTCCTTACTCTGCCACTCCAAAGGTCCTGAAATACACAGAAGTCAGGATAAAAATGAACTGAGCAGCAGAGTTCCTTTGTGAGTTTGGATACAAACAGAAAATTAAATTTGAAGTCTAGGACAAATAGCACATTTTTCACCTCCAAATCCTTAAGAATGATTGCACTACCAGTATGTGTAATGTCAGTTCTCTCACGAGTGGGCAATTGTACCTATTCTTTTTGTTCACCTTTCAACTTAGTTTTAGAATGCAATAAGTCGAATGAGGCATCTATGTGATGAGTTGCACCAGAATCAATTATCCACTCACTATTAGAACAATTAGCCATTAGAGATGTGGTAATACCTGCTATGTTTACTTGTGGTATAGAAGTATCCTTATACAGTATATTCAGTATTTGCATGTACTTATCCTCAATGAAGAAATGCCCTGCTACTTGATCACAGCTTGTTCCTTTTTCTCCATTCATCTGTGTCTGTTGTTCATGCTCAAAAACACTAGTAGCATTGTTAGCCACAACATGACTTTTTGCCTTAAAGTCCCCTGGATACCCTATCAATTTAAAGCAATTTTCCTTCAAATGCCTATTCTTATGGCAATAATCACATCTCATGAAAGGTTTCTTTTCTTTATAGGATTGTCCTTCACCAGCTTGCATGGCAATTGGCTCTCCTCTAGGAATTGTCCCTCGACCAGCCTGCATAACATTTACTTCTGCTTTAACAGTCAAGGCTGGATATGGGCTTGACCTCTGACTCTCATCTTCAATGATCAGAGCATAAGCCTGATTCAGTGTTGGTTCTGTTGTCTTCATTAGGATTTGTCTGCTTGCTAGATCATATAATTCATTGAGACCACTCAGAAATTGAAGCAACCTCTACTGATGAAGATGCACGATAAAATCCTTTGATTTCACACAGTCACATCCAGGTGAAGGCACCAAGGCATCATACTCTGACCATAACTCTTTCAGCTTTGTAAAATAGGTGTCCACAGAATCTGTTCCTTGTGAGATTGTTGCAATTTCTCTATGCAATTGGAAGATCCTTACACGATTAACCTTATCAAACCTCTCCTTTAAGTCCTTCCAAACTAAATGAGCATCAGTTGCATAAGCAATTCCACTAACTAGGTTCTGCGACACTGTATTCATGATCCAGGAGAAGACAATTGTATTGCATGTCTCCCATTCCTCATGTAATTCCTTCTTAAAGGAATCCTTTTTACAAGTACCAGTCACGAACCCTAATTTCCGCTTAGCTAGAAGTGCAATTCGCAGCGTTCTCTGCCACAATCCATACTTTTCAGATCCTGTGAGTTGAATTGGAATCAAAACTGAACTCGGCGTGTCAGAAGGATGAAGGAATAGTGGATCAGTGTGATCGATCTTATCATCTCCCATTGTTAAGCTTAAGAGGAAGAGCAATTACTAGAATTGACGATAAACTTGCACTGCCCGTGTACTCCAAGTCACgactgctttgataccatgtgagTTGAGCTTCAGTTGAGCTAGGTCATGAACTCCATTAATGGAGCAATGTAGCAGTAGCGTGCAAGGAAGAAGGAAGAGAGAGAGATGAAGAAAAGATTTTCTGTATATTCATTTGGGTATCAATAATACATACAACCTATGTACTTATAGACACAACTAACCTCTACTTAATTAAACTAAGAACACTAACTATTGGTAACTAATTCTAACAGCATCGACTAACTCTGCCAGCTGGCCTAACTAACTTGACAACTGGCTCATTACTTAGCACTACACAGTCGACTTATTCATTCTCACATTTGGAAGCTTTGTTTTGAATTTAGATCATTTGGAGCATATTCGGGGTCGTTTGATCGAAATTGAAATTGTAAATTCGAAGAATATTTTGTTAAAACAACACAAAAAAATTATATCAATCGGATAAACTTCGATAGAAATATTATATCAATCGGATAAATTTTGATGAACAACTTAATAGACAGGTAAGTAAATATAGCATAAACTCTACCAATTCAGTACAGCAATCCCTGAAGAGTAATACATGTCAACCTGGTACTTGATGAACAACTTAATATATTGGTAGAGTAAATATAACATAAGCTCTACCGATCCGGTAAAGAAACGTTGAAGTGCAATAATTGTGTGCGACTCAGGTGCCATTTTTTAAATACCGCTAATTTTAGGACATTCGGGTGAGACCAACCTCTTATGGGGTCTTTCCTGTCAATCACCCTATTATGATCAATTATAAGTTTATCTTTTAAGTgactaattaattataaaaatttatacAAAAACTAATGCGTTTATAGAAGTTAAACTCGTCCAGAAACAAAGAATGGATCAATGGaataacaaaaatggaaagaaaatgcTTATTTTTGGTATAGTACAGTCCCCTGTATTTCGCGGGTCCGATAGGTAAAACGATTTTTTCTCGTTTCATTTTCCTCGTAAAGCAGCAAATGCCAACTTACGTAATCAAGATTCGTCCATCTTCTTCCCCCCACGAGCATTTGATTCTACCTCAGGTTTGTTACATCCTTTACCAATGTCCACAAATCTTCTAATTAATTAACATCATGTGATTATCACATAAAAGTGCACCTGAAATTTATTGAATCTCAATCTGCATGCAAATCATATTGACACCACAttgtcttttattattatttttctggcATTGATGTTTTGGTTTGTGAAATGAAGGTATAATTGATCTTGTGCTCAGTGGGGATTGATTTGAAAAAAGCaccaaaattaagaaaaatgtctggttttgttggtgttgttgtttcTGATCAATGGCTTCAGAGCCAATTCACCCAAGTCGAGCTTCGTGGCCTCCATTCCAAAGTATGTTTAATATTCTGTTCTTTAATTTGAGTCAGATAATGCAGTTTGTTAAAAGGGTGACCTTTTTTTTACTGCTGGAAATACATATTTTTGTTGTAATATGTTAGCTGAAATTTGGTTTACAGTATGTTTCTGCGAGGAATGAATCTGGAAAGGTCACACTGGGAGATCTGCCGCACGTTATGTGCAAACTTAAGGCCTTCAAAGATATTCTTACTGAGGATGACATTAGCCACATATTAAGCGAGTCATCTTCTGATATGACTGAAGAAATCGATTTTGAATCCTTTCTTCGGGTGAGTTCCACACAATTTCATCGCGTACTTGTAGTAATTTCTTCGTTCTCTAACGTTTTCTAGCAATGTATTTGGTATTCAAACGGAATGAATTACAAACTTAGCTTTAAAGAAtagctgagggtctatcggaaacagtctcgctaccttcacaaggtaagggtaagatctgcgtacacactacactCCTCAGACCCCAATTGTGGGATTACAcagtgtttgttgttgttgttgctttaaAGAATAGCTGAATAAATAAACTTCAAATGTCATAAAGTTCATGGTTCTAATTTACTCTGACATGTTTGGCTTTCATCTTCGTTGCATCGTTATTTCAAGGACGAGTAAAAGCAATGAGCCTATCAACCTGGCTTAAGATGAAGTTCTCTTGTACCTTACTTGGTTATCCTgttattttcttatctttcttGATGTGCTTCTCATAAGTTCTGTGTCAACTGAAGTGATGGAAAAGATGtaactatatatatgtgttttaTATGGCTAGGCGTATCTAGATTTACAAGGACGAGCTACTGCTAAATTGGGTAATACAAAATTAAAAACGTCGTCCTCATTCCTCAAGGCCAGAACCACCACAATTCGTCACAACATTAGTGAATCTGAAAAGACTTCATATGTTGCCCACATCAATAGCTTTCTCAGAGATGACAAGTTTTTGAAGGATTATCTTCCTATTGATCCATCTACCAATGCACTCTTTGATCTGGCGAAAGATGGTGTTCTTCTATGGTAAGTGTTAAGGATGCAACATACAATGATTCTGTCTGGGATATTCTTGTTTCGCTTAATTATTTCACTGGCATGTTTGTTGATTCATTTACTAAACCATGTAATGCAGTAAGCTTATCAATGTTGCTGTCCCTGGTACTATAGATGAGCGCGCTATTAATACCAAAAAGGTTCTTAATCCGTGGGAGAGGAATGAGAACCACACTCTTTGCCTCAATTCCGCCAAGGCAATCGGTTGCACAGTGGTCAATATTGGCACCCAGGATTTAGTTGAAGCAAGAGTATGTGAAATCTGCGCAAGTTATACATTACAGTAGTTTTGGGAcacaaaaattataattatcaataTTATAGCTGCTGAAGTTTCTTGTGTTTTTTGTTCTCTTAGCCTCATCTGGTTGTTGGGCTGATTTCTCAAATTATCAAGGTATTTTTCTACTATTATACGTGTTCCATATGTTGGTCATGCAACAGGaattgttactcatattatttttGATCTTGTTTTGAAATATCAGATACAACTATTAGCTGATCTCAATTTGAAGAAAACTCCGCAACTTGTGGAATTGGTGGAGGACAGCAAGGTTGCTAATAGTTGATTGGTTTTCCTGTTTTGGTTCTAATGTTGCACCTCCTGGTCAccggtaaagttgctgccatgtgatcaggaggtcacgggttcgagtcgtggaaacagcctcttgcagaaatgcagagtAAGGCTACGTACAATAGACCTttatggtccggcccttccccggaccccgcgcatagcgggagcttagtgcatcagTCTGCTCTTTGTTCTATTGTTGCACGTTGAAATTTATGCTAGATTAAATTTTAGCTGTAAAATTTGCAGGATGTGGAGGAGCTCTTGGGTTTGCCTCCagaaaaggttttactgaaatgGATGAACTTCCATCTAAAGAAAGCAGGCTATAAGAAGCAAGTCAATAATTTTTCATCTGATTTAAAGGTGAGATAGTTCTAAAAGTTCGATATCATATTAACTTTTTAGAAAGTGGTAGCATTACATTTCAAAGGAGATTTTTCATTTCCTAAATATGAAGTTTACACTTACACTGCAGGACGGAGAGGCCTATGCTCATTTGTTGAATGTTCTTGCACCTGAACATGGTACAACCACCACACTAGATGCTAAAGATCCAACTGAAAGAGCAAATTTGATTCTTGAGCAAGCAGAGAAAATGGATTGCAAAAGATATGTTACTCCACAAGACATTGTAGAGGGATCCACAAACTTAAATCTTGCATTTGTTGCACAAATATTCCAACACAGGTCAGTCTAAGAAGTTCTTTTCCATAGACCAATTATTTGAAATTTCTCTCTTTAAGTTAATAATGTGGAAAATGTTGATACAtccaatataattttttagtttCTTaattttatagtcaaatttcaTAGCAAAGGATAtaaggagaaaaaaaaattccTCAAGATGAAAATTGAGCTAAATTAAGCCAACTCTCAAGTCAGCTTAGTCTTTGTTAAAGTTCTGCAGTAATGTGCAGTCTAGACTAAGACATGGAATATGAGGCTTGTTTTCCTACTTAACTTATCAGTCGACCGAGTCATGTATACTTTAGCGTGTAATGACATTATATTATTccaatttgcatttttatggaGCCTAGGGACTAGGGTTCAATGACTCTGTTCATTCGTAAATTCTTGCTTCTTTAATGTCTTTTCATTTAGTTTCTTCAATAGCATTACATATGTTTGTGCAGTTGTCTATAAATCCATGATGGATATTCGTAGCATGTCTGAAACTGAACTCTAATATGATCAAAAGTTGTGTGATGAATGTTGATGCGGCTGCAACGTGTTAGTTCTGTCAATTTAGTCTTCCAATTAGCGACAAGGATGCTCATAGCAAATATATAAGCATGTCGATTCAGTAGTGAATGTTTCTACTTCTAAGTGAAACTTTTCTAGAAAAAATATATGAGACTATGAAAGCACATATATTGAATGAATGATTATGTGAACCTagttttatgcacttgatgcattTGATGAATATTAAAATAATCTAGTTGTTTTCCCTGGAATTAATGCTTGTAGACAACTACAAGATATGCGTAGATGTAATATTCTTGATTTCTGTATGATGGTTTTATACTTCACTGCATCTTTCGCTTGTTTTTAGTAAAATATTTATTAGAAATCGCTGATGATCTTAGAGTAATTAACATGCTAATGTTTATGCTTAGTGTAGTTCATAATGGTGTACTTTCCCATCTATAAAAGAGTCCTCTTTTTACTGTGATCTAGGAATGGATTGTCAGTGGACACGAAGAAAATATCTTTTGCTGAGATGATGGAAGATGATGCTCAAACATCTCGAGAAGAAAGATGCTTCCGGTTGTGGATGAATAGCCTTGGAATTGATACTTACATAAACAATCTATTTGAGGATGTGCGAGCAGGGTTAGTGTTCATTGTTTCTTTGATGAATATTATTAGACTTCATAAATATTATTTGTTGATAATACTCTTATGCACAGGTGGGTGCTATTGGAGGTACTCGACAAAATTTCTCCAGGATCAGTCAACTGGAAGCAAGCAACAAAACCCCCTATTAAGATGCCTTTTAGGAAAGTTGAGAATTGCAACCAAGTCATAAGGATTGGAAAAGAACTGAATTTCTCCCTTGTCAATGTAGCTGGAAATGATATTGTACAAGGAAACAAGAAGCTCATATTAGGTAAATTTTGAACCTCCCTTTACTTTCCAATGTTGCTAAACTATATGCTACCGGAGTAGATTCTTTATAGtgaagggcagcccggtgcactaagctcccgctattaACATTTTGTCACAATACACTACGTTGGTTCTAGACTTCTAGTTAtcaaatattttattactattttaaCTCAAATTTGTAAAATATTAGATAATGTCATACAGTGGAATACTTAAAACcttgaaagaaaatttgttaAAACCATACAATTTTTTCTTGGTTATCTAAATTAATCATGTCTATTTTTTCAACCGTTGTCACGTTACTAATGTTATTTACTCACATCTTAAATTTTTGCTTTAGGTCTCCGATTTCATTGAGCCACCCTAGCTTTACGTCCCAATGTAGCTAAACTTTCCTCGTTTTGACATATCATGCCCAGAATATCCCCCGGAGTAAACAAATATGGGGCATTTCCCTATGATCACATGCAATTATCTTGTTTCATTATATGTACTCCTTCCATTGCAAATTCGTACATTTACAGTTTAGTAGTCCTCCAACATCTGTGTTCATTTTCCAAAAGTAGAAAAGCTTTCACACTTCTTATCGAGCACAAGGGTCACTTAATGCTTACTTTTCCACTCCATCTTCTTAAAactattattaatttataaattatataaggTAACATAAGTTCTCTTAGCAATGCTTTGGCTTTTGACCTTTCAGAGTTCCTGATTCAAAACATTGAACAGTCGACAAGGTGAATGAGTGTCTGGATACTAAGTTCGAAGTGTTGAATAGctttaaaattataatattattaaGTTTGTCATTGTTAACCAATGCTGATTCGTGTTTTGATTTGATTTATTATTCATCCTGATGTGTGTTCGCGCAAAAAAAATTCAGAGTTTCCAAAATACAGGGAGTATGAGCATCTGATGTGAACTtcattttcatgcttaaattttAAAGAGCTTACTTTGTTAATATGCAAAGTAGATTGTTTATAGTGAAGATGATAAATATTACTCCTACAAACATTTGGTAATTTGCCCTCGAAATTATCTAGCCGTTATTAGTTATTCTATTCTTAGAGAAGTAAACGATTCATTTTCTGTTTTCAGCCTTTTTGTGGCAGCTAATGAGGTTTACAATGCTGCAACTGTTGAAGAA
Proteins encoded in this window:
- the LOC107771690 gene encoding uncharacterized protein LOC107771690, producing MKTTEPTLNQAYALIIEDESQRSSPYPALTVKAEVNVMQAGRGTIPRGEPIAMQAGEGQSYKEKKPFMRCDYCHKNRHLKENCFKLIGYPGDFKAKSHVVANNATSVFEHEQQTQMNGEKGTSCDQVAGHFFIEDKYMQILNILYKDTSIPQVNIAGPLEWQSKEDW
- the LOC142167877 gene encoding uncharacterized protein LOC142167877, whose amino-acid sequence is MGDDKIDHTDPLFLHPSDTPSSVLIPIQLTGSEKYGLWQRTLRIALLAKRKLGFVTGTCKKDSFKKELHEEWETCNTIVFSWIMNTVSQNLVSGIAYATDAHLVWKDLKERFDKVNRVRIFQLHREIATISQGTDSVDTYFTKLKELWSEYDALVPSPGCDCVKSKDFIVHLHQ
- the LOC107771691 gene encoding fimbrin-5-like, coding for MSGFVGVVVSDQWLQSQFTQVELRGLHSKYVSARNESGKVTLGDLPHVMCKLKAFKDILTEDDISHILSESSSDMTEEIDFESFLRAYLDLQGRATAKLGNTKLKTSSSFLKARTTTIRHNISESEKTSYVAHINSFLRDDKFLKDYLPIDPSTNALFDLAKDGVLLCKLINVAVPGTIDERAINTKKVLNPWERNENHTLCLNSAKAIGCTVVNIGTQDLVEARPHLVVGLISQIIKIQLLADLNLKKTPQLVELVEDSKDVEELLGLPPEKVLLKWMNFHLKKAGYKKQVNNFSSDLKDGEAYAHLLNVLAPEHGTTTTLDAKDPTERANLILEQAEKMDCKRYVTPQDIVEGSTNLNLAFVAQIFQHRNGLSVDTKKISFAEMMEDDAQTSREERCFRLWMNSLGIDTYINNLFEDVRAGWVLLEVLDKISPGSVNWKQATKPPIKMPFRKVENCNQVIRIGKELNFSLVNVAGNDIVQGNKKLILAFLWQLMRFTMLQLLKNLRFHAQGKEITDADILNWANSKVKSAGRKSQMESFKDKSLSNGMFFLELLSAVEPRVVNWSVVTKGETDEDKKLNATYIISVARKLGCSIFLLPEDIIEVNQKMILTLTASIMFWSLQHKGGTPETILEEDSAASDESPAAAADGENASS